Within Limanda limanda chromosome 1, fLimLim1.1, whole genome shotgun sequence, the genomic segment TTTTTAGATCAAAATGTAGTAAAACTTGTTAGCTTTGCAGAAATGTCACTATGAAATCTATCAGAGCTAAACTTTTGGatgttttctctgtctctctctcgatTGCTATTCATGTAATTCACATGAGTTCTCAGTTTTGCGACGACAAGGATAGTTTTGTTTAAATCGTCTCTCATATAAATATGAATCATAAGGCAGCTGAGAAAAAGCGGCCGAGGTCAGTGTCACCCCCCCACCAGAACAGATATCTGCTGTGAATTTAGCACAATTAATATAAGCCAACCTGCTCCTGTGTGGCCACGGAACTGTTGGATTTTAGACCCACTGCTCCACTCCCAGCATGCAACAGTGTTGTCGAATGACCCAGTCACCAGCTTCTGTTCATCAAACTTCACTGTAGcgcaggtgtgtgtttgaattcCATAAATGCACTGCCCAGTGCGCACATCCCACAATTTGGCAGAGAGGTCATCAGatcctgaaaaaaaagaagacgtCCCAGCTCTGCACATCTCTTAATACTTGTTACAGAACAGCAATGTGATGTCAATATGAGTCAAACTGGTGTCCTAATTCTATCTTAAAAGGCGCAATTTGTATTAGGCGGCCCTcctttacatttaaagaaaatttAATGATTTTGAGTGGTGATGAGATTGAAGAACAAATATGGAGAATGGAtggtaacattttttatttattttacattccaATAATCATTATAGTCTACAAAAGTGGTTTGTTCAAAATAGTTTTGTTTGTATAGTACAATAGTTTgccaaattgaaaaaaaaaatcaaaacagtgAAAGTGTACCTGTGCAGAGGAGGCCATCTTTATAGTAGAGGGCATATACCCGAGCACTGTGACCAATGAGGGATGATGTCTCAAAGGCTTCCTGTTCTTTCAACTGCGTCATACGCAGTTTGGCCTTCAGGTAGACTCCCTTCCAGTGTGGTGCATCCTGAATGGCCTCATCAATCCTCCAGCCCAGCTCCCGACACACACTCTGCCACACTTCTGGACAAGAGTTTATCACCTACAGTGAAATGGACACTTAGCTCGTTTTTTTGAATAGTTTTGTACTTGTGGTGTTTATATTCTGAGATTGAATCATTTGCGCATTTCCCTTTAACTCATTAAAACCAGATTCAATCACTGGAATAAAGAAATTCCAGTGATTGAAATCTTACAATGCTACTGCTTTTGGACTACAGCAAACCACTGTGAGAGAAATGGAGAATACTTCTTCAAAGAGCACAAACCCAGACTAACATCCAAAGATATGTCAGACTCACTTGCTTTAATTAAGGTCAGTATTCATGACTCCAAAGGAGAGTTGCAAGGTGCAAACCACTTCAgactaaaaaatataaaaagtcttgTCCCAGATTTgccaaaaaacaacagaataattACTATTCGCTGACACAGCCTTACACAATAAGAACATCATACCAACAATCAAACACAGTGATGTGATGGCCTGGGCCTGTTTTACTGCTTCAGTACGTGAATTCTGCTTTCAAGATATAAGAtacaagatacatttatttatccaacacacatgcacagacacactacatGTAAATGGGGGAAGCTCTCTGCTTTTGAACACAgcaagacacacagagcagtgggcagccatgcaCGGCGcctggggagcagatgttgggggagtatggtgccttgctcaggggcacatAGACAGTGGGGTAGGGACTTTTTTGAACAGAATATCCTGAAGGAGAATATCCACCCAGCAGTTTTATGACTTAGAGGTCAAGCTCAATTGTGTCAGGACAATGATCCAATGCACAAAAGCAAGTCCACTTCTGAATGgctcaaaagaaaaacaatttttgGGGTGACTTGGTCAAGATCCTGACTTGAATCCTATTGCAATGTTGTGTAAAGATCTTAAAAGGGCAGTTCATGCTTTAAATCCTCAATTTTTCAGACTTATTTAAATAATTCTGCAAAAAAGGGTGGGCCAAAATTACTCCCAATCAATGTACTCGTTCTGAGAtaattaaattagataaataacaaaaaatagaaGATATCAGGAGTGGCAAAACAATTTCAACAGAAAAGAACATGCTTTTTATGAGTTGTATTGTATTATGTTAGTTTTTTCGGCAGTTTTAGTCAACAAAAAAAGAGGTTGTTCACACCACGGCTGATGAACTGACTAAGGGGAGTGACAAAATGCTGGTTACTTTTGACTAGAATAAGTACTTGTaactattttttttaagaacacaatgaaataaatgtaagaCCTATGTCGTGGGAATGGGATAAATTACTCAGGGCCACTGGATATGAATCTGTTCTCTCCTTTTGCAAAGGCTTTAATAAAACTCACAACATAAAActtgagaggaaacacagacataTTTAAGACAAACAACAAGTACCCCATAACACTGTGAGATATAAGGCTGCATGATATTTACCTTATTCCACTGCTTGCAGACCAGGCAGCAGGTGAGGAGAGTCTGAGGGTCCAGCCAGTGTAGCAAATAGAAGGCAAGCTCCAGAGGGAGGAGACGCAAGAAGTCACGCTTGAGCAGTGTCTCCAGGCCATTTGACAGATGACGGAGCTGGGCAGCACCACTTAATGATATGAGGTGGTCTAGAGACTGGTTGCGCTCCTGGTCATTTAGAGTAACGAAAGTAGCAGAGATGGACTCCAACCACCCCTCAAAGGCTACCTTCTCCATGGGTACATGAGAGCAACCTGCAACACCTAAAGGAAGAATGCTGGGTCTTACTTCATGTTTATGTATTTCAGTGTCTCAAGCAGCCATGTAATAATCTGATAAATCCAACGTTTGGGGTAAGAATGGTGTCCCAACGTGGTGTCCTCTTTTTTTGctgaacaaaaaaataattctcaaaatatttaatttgcaaTGAGAACATTTGCAAAAAAAGATATAGGCAATAccaaatgtttgatatttttattttcttaaaatgtgTTAATTGTTCTTTTTGCTGTTTcaattatatataatttgatTCTATTCTATCTATtctattaattaatttactACAAGTTTGCAATACTTGTTTAATTGTAAGCTTCATGACTTACACATAATATGGACACAATGTATTACAAAGTGTCAACTACTACTATAACACAGAAGCAATTCCATCAGTATGATCAGTATGTGATACATAACTGAAATTTCTTATGTCTTACAAAAACTCACactgaaataatacaaattgcAAGGGACATAATTGGTGGATTATGGAAAGTTATTTAATTCACCAATATATCTATTCAGATTTCGAATCACTTGCTGATGACagatttgaaaataatataagattttctgttttatttatctctctgctgtttcataacattacctctgccaacaaggttatatatatatttatatggcTCATTCTTATCTGACAAGTGCCATAAATAGCAATTATGAATAGTGTTTTGTTGCAAAGCCATATTTAATCTATGACtcaattaaatgcatttttgaaAAGACTGACCAAGCAATATCACCAGGCCTGACTGCACTGACTGCCATACATTTGTAATAGTAATGAACACTATTACCATTGTCATTGTCGTCATCAGTTGAGTGTTACAAATGTAATCAAAAACAGCTGAAGGCTCTTTGCAGTAGTCTTACAGCTTTCACAGCTATCGCTAGGCTAAAAATGGCAATACTCCCCTGCTGAGTAAcctttgtatgtatgtatgtggcACATGTACAAAATGTTATTGTCACTTATTTGGGGGCAATTGATTTTACGTGCCATCGTACGTCAGTATATAAGCTACTGAGCGTTAGCAAAGCAACACTACTACTATTAAATAGCAAGTTAGCAACTACTGGAAACGCCTCAACAATCACTCGACAGTATTGGCTACAACATAAAATaccatttaaaaatgttaactgAAAATGT encodes:
- the fbxw2 gene encoding F-box/WD repeat-containing protein 2, coding for MEKVAFEGWLESISATFVTLNDQERNQSLDHLISLSGAAQLRHLSNGLETLLKRDFLRLLPLELAFYLLHWLDPQTLLTCCLVCKQWNKVINSCPEVWQSVCRELGWRIDEAIQDAPHWKGVYLKAKLRMTQLKEQEAFETSSLIGHSARVYALYYKDGLLCTGSDDLSAKLWDVRTGQCIYGIQTHTCATVKFDEQKLVTGSFDNTVACWEWSSGSKIQQFRGHTGAVFSVDYNDELDVLVSGSADFTVKIWALSAGACLNTLTGHTEWVTKVLLQKSEVESMMHSPGDYILLSADKYEIKVWPLGREINCKCLKTLAVSEDRSISLQPRLQFDGRYIVCSSDLGVYQWDFASFEILRVIKAQDPANLSLLSYGEVFALLFDNHYLYVLDLRTELISGRWPLPAYRKSKRGSSFLAGVTSWLNGLDGDNDSGLVFATSMPDHSIHLVLWKENG